Below is a window of Leishmania panamensis strain MHOM/PA/94/PSC-1 chromosome 30 sequence DNA.
CTGGTAGCTAAGTGCTACCAACTGTGCCCCGGCGGACCATGCGGTGGACACGTTGTAGTTGGAGGAGCCGATATGAATACTCTTCGGGTAGACGCGTACCATCATACGCGAGGTCTGCCCAAGAAACTCGTTGTAGTAAGTCTGTGCGATCTTGCTTGCCAGGTCCATGCTCCCCACCTCGTCGGGGTCCCAGAAGAGCAACAGTTAGCGCTTCGACTTACTTGGGGGCGTGTACTTAAGCACCTTGCCGTCCGATGTGAGGGAAACAGTCCTCACCAGAATGGCGTTGTCCTTGGTTACGAGCCACTGTGTCACGGAGTCTTGAGGCGCGAGAGAAGGTCCTGCAACACGACCAGCTTTCCCTTCGTCTTCGGAGGACCCGGCAGTATTGCGCCGATGGTGTGCAGTGGCATTCTGTCGAGAATAATCAGGTGATTGCGCAATTGCCTGCGTGCGAGAGAGTTTGGCAACCACTGCTTCTTGGCATGCAATGGCTCTGCTCAatacacacaaacaagcTCGAAAAAAGAATAGTAAAAAAGAGCCTCTcagtggggggaggcgaagcaGAAGAGCGCCCGATAGCGAACAAACGATACAAGAAACAATACGAAGAACCGCGCTGCCGATGATGCTCTTGATGCGTTTACGAAGACAGGCGAAGACATGAAACGAAGGCCAAAATATACACGGCAGATTCAGTAGAAGAGGAAGCTGTGTCCGTCCGCGAGTAAGCAGGTCCCACACGTGTGGCAGTGATGGTGTACTTCAGcaacaaaggaaaggagagagaccaaCGAGAAAAGCggtgcgcctctttctcgttGTGCTTTTTCGAGTGGTGCGTGGACGAGCAGAAGAAATGGAATGCTCAATCGAGCGCTACcgtgttggtgtgtgcgctgctgtactAGACTAGTGCCGCACTTTTTTTCGGCTACTCGTCCtgagtgagtgggtgggtgatgCAATGCCCTGTACCACTCTACTACACCTTTTCCCGTTCTACTTTGGGCTGCTGATTTGATTGGCAGCTCAAGTAGACTGCAGCGAAGCGCTCggcggaaagagaagaaatcGTGCACATGTCTATCCGTGTGTTACAGCGGTGAAAAACAGCAGGCGGGGGGTAGCAGACTGGGGTGCAGTGCCCACGAAGTGGAAGacgagaggggaagaggaagagggcagcTCTTTGGGGGAGAGTAGATGAGGCATCCTGGAGGCGCCAGAACTACAAGAGAGTAATGGCAGACGTGACTGTCATGCAGACGATAcggggcagcggcacagaaACGAACGAAAAAATGAGGGGAAAAGGCCACCCGCCACGCCAAATTCCCCACGCCGTTCGGATCACCGGTGTTCCTTTCCCTGGGTATTCATGCCGTGGCAagcaccacccaccccagcatggagagggaaggagagagcaagagaaagtCTGATCAACATCGCACATCCACGGATCCGGAGTGGAAGAAAAcacagacccacacacacaagcaagaGCATAAAACAAAGagtatacacacacacacatgcacccaGAGAGCGAGCCagcgagggaagaaggaaaTGAGCGCGTCATTCGACAAGAAAGagatgagggggagggacacACGTACACTGAGCATTTTGGTGCACAAGTAGCCGTGGTGCGCCACGATCGTTAGGCTAGGAagcggtgggggggggggggggcgagaaaACGAGGTAGGGAGCGGAAGCTCACGCGTCGCGCGACAGCAACTTGTACGCACAGGACAAAGACGAAAAAGGGGAAGCAAAGCCACAGAAACAGCCACATGCCCTCcgtgtgcccccccccccccttagTACGACGGTGTTTGTTGTGGTCGCTTCACTCCAGGGGCACGCTCGTTGACGAATGATGGCCAGAGTGCGCGCAGGCACCGTCTTGCTTGGCGTATGCTGGATGCACCTCGTAGTCCTCCTTGCGGGGATGCTTCCAGCGGTATCGCTCCGGATCAAAGACGGCGCGGTACACATATGGGTCCGGCTCCTTGCCGTCCTGGAacgggctgctgcgcagcacaccaccCATGTCACGAATTGGCTGCCGTAGATCCACCTCAGACTCCGGCGTTGTTGAAatcttctgctcctcctcggcccAGTCATCGTCGTTGTCCTCGTCAGTCGACATGTTAATAAACTTGAGACGGCACCACTTGCAGCAGACTACTTTGTTGCGCGGGCACTTGATAAAGATGCGCGGGTGCTGAAGAACGAAGTGGCCATGGCCCATGCACCATATGTGGGCCCGGTACACCGGCACTGGTGGAATCTCGCAGATGATACCACCGCGGCTCGTGTAGTTCAGCTGCGGCGTCTTACGCCCCGGTCCAAGGATACCGGGATGGAGACTCGACAACTCGTTGATGCCGGTGTTCCACGTATATTTAGGGTCCTTAGGGTGCGTGAAGACCAGCTGCTTCTGATTTGTGATGCGGCTGGCGTACTCCAGCGGCATGTACACCGGGGGGCTGTAGTAGCCCCGGTTGTCAGAAAAGGTCCACCGCAGCGGGAACGTCTTCTTCATTGATTCTTTGCTTTTGTTGAGTGCCACTCATCGAAGTTGCGAATAAAAAGGAGCGAGGAAAAGCGCAAAGGCTACACACAGGGGGGAGCGTAATGGGAAAGACTCGTCGATGGATGACGGGGCAGTCAGTTCTTCACTAGCGATAACTGAGGcaagcaagaaaaagagaagagggaaaggaagcaCGCCAAAGTGCTGAAAATGTATCGATGAGAGAAACcgagaacaagagaaagggagaaaggaaaaggagttCTACAGTTGACTCAAcaaaggcagagagagagagaaaagagcagaGGAACTGTCGGCGATGCGCGTGTAAGTGGCGAGCAGCTCCGTGGTGCGCTGCGTCCTCCTACCCagtcttttcttttcgttttatTTTTCGGTTTGGCTCTTGTTAGCTACTCGCCTCTGTGGATGAGTGTGTGGGGCGAGCACTTCCCCGTTCTGGCGAAGAAGTGGGTGCGGGGCAGAGGTTGGCGTGCGCGCGTATGTGAGTGTGGGAAcgagagaaacgagaaggaaaatAATGGAGAGATGGACAAAGAGAAacacgctgcaggcgcaTGTGGCATCGTACAAAGCAGCACAAGCGGAGTGGACGCATGCGCTCACACGTACGCGCACATATCGTGTTTGTACGCGTGCGCATTGCCCACAAGTACACCGGCATGCACAACAAACAGCAATACAGCTACGCCCACATGCGCATAGAATTGAATGGGGGGGGCGgcgccctttttttttctgctctgcACGAGGAAAGAGATCAGTCGGCGCAGAGGCATCCATAGTGACTGGCACAAGAGACATGTGCGTAGTCCAGCTCCGcgcacctctcttctttacACTCAGCCACGACGTTTTTCACATGCAACGATCCTTGTGTGATACTGGGAGTTTTTCCGAACGTGACTTGcgcgcctacacacacacagacacacacaatcGATTTGCGTAATGCGTTTTTCCATCATTTTTCTCTGTTACAGTAATGTGCATTGCTTCAGCAAGAGGGGGgctgagggagggggaatcCGTTCATCACTGAGACGCACAGGCCCGCACATCCAGGGCCAACATAGAGGCATAAACATCTGCACCCATGAAGAGcacaggaagagggggagacggCGGTGGGAAGCAagtgaaaagggggtgaaAACAAGCGAATAGCACATGTATTTGTGTTATTGCTGATCAATGCGCCTTTTACcgttcccctctttttttccggGTTCCCACGCAatacagaaaaaaaaaagtgtgAAAGACAACGTGCGAACACGTAGGAGATGATCCGCTAAGGCAGACGAGAAGAAGTGAgaggtgggaaagagaagcatcGGTAGTAGAGGCGGGGAAAggagtaaaaaaaaaaagcacaatagaaggagagaaggcacacaagcacacacacacacacacaagcacaccgaGGTTGAAGAGGGGGTTTTGGGGGAGGACGCTGCGGCTGAGGGGACGTAATACGATCTCGTGAGGGAAGCAAATGCGCGTACAGCGTGACTGCGACAAAAGGTGAAAAGACGGTGATGCAAAGAAGAGGTCGTAgcgtgggaggggggtggagggacgATAGCGAGTCCACAAGCAGCAGTCCTCTTCGATATAGGCAAACCTCTGTGATGGCCAAGTCCGCCACACCCCCACGTGAACAACTCCTCTACCTCCCTCTTCATGTTCGCTGGTCCTCGTTTCtacaccctctccctcaaaacctctctctttgtgtgtatgtaccTGCACACACTTCGCTCCTCACCACGGTTTCTTTTACTCACTCCATTCCGGTGGAGGCGTCGTTGCAGACGTGCCTGATAGGAGtagagcagcagagcaagAGAACTACAGTGAAGCAAGGACCACAGCAAGCTGGTTACTCTCtgtcctcccttcctcctctgcagaACCTCCCCCCTGCGCACCTATGCGCATACACGCCTGAGTAACTCTGCTCGCACAGAAACAGGAGGTCATCATAACGGAAACACAAGAAAACGAGAAcaaagagggcgagaggcgaaggaggaTGTTTGGCGTACGTGTGGGGTAAATGTGCATAGAGGCGTGTAGAGAGAGGCTTGGGTGTAACTAtaacatacacacatacacacacgcatcagACACCTTCACCAACCTGCACAAAATGTCGAACATAGAAGAACCTAATGAAGGGATGGAGGAGTGAGGGGTGGGCGGTGAAAAACAACAAGAAATCtgcaaaagggaaaagaaacgacTACGAGAGCACAGCGAGCAAACATCATCGAACataaacaaacaaaaaaaagaaacgcgGCCACCTCCGGCCAAAATCAATGGCACTCCGTGTGgcgctcctctctttccgccTGCCCATCggaaaacaagcaaagaagaaatCAACGCACATGCGAGGGAGTTGGAAGTCCCCACAACAGAGCTCAACCAtcaaacgagaaaaaaagtCAGCCACCCACGTACAGAGACCCGCGACCAAGAATAACGGTAATCGGTGGAGTGAGTGATGGAGGCGAGCTGAAAGACAcgcgccacccccacccaaAAAAAGACAAAATCAACCATACCTTCGACGTGAAAAAAAATTTGAACAAACACGTAAAAATGTGCTGAGCAGCTTTCACCGCTCAAACTGAGAGTCTCCGCGACGATCCTCACAACATCGGCGGCAGACCACTTGCAAAGCACTCACAAGATGAAGGACAGACCTGCGTACGTCTGCCACAAAGAGAGTTCACAGAAAACTCAAAGAAGGTCGGTAGAAGAACCGCTATAGTAGCTAAGCAAGAATACCCTACATCTTGGAGTTCGCAGCATCCTTGGAGGCCATGTAGCGCAGCAAATCCACCACACGGTGCGAGTAGCCCCATTCGTTGTCGTACCACGACACGATCTTGAAGAAGCGCTTCTCACCAGGCAAGTTGTTCTGCAGCGTCGCCTTGGAGTCGTAAATGGAGCTTCGGTTGTCGTTGATGAAGTCGGTGCTCACAAGCTCGTCCTCGGTAAAGCCGAGGATGCCCTTCATGTACCTCTGCGAGGCATTCTTGATGGCAGTGTCGATCTCCTTGATCGATGTGTCGCGCGTCGAGCGAAATGTCAGGTCCACGACAGACACGTCTGGCGTCGGCACACGGAAGGACATGCCGGTCAGCTTTCCCTTGGTAGACGGAATCACCATGCCCACGGCCTTGGCGGCCCCAGTGGTGCTGGGGATTATGTTT
It encodes the following:
- a CDS encoding hypothetical protein (TriTrypDB/GeneDB-style sysID: LpmP.30.2910), encoding MKKTFPLRWTFSDNRGYYSPPVYMPLEYASRITNQKQLVFTHPKDPKYTWNTGINELSSLHPGILGPGRKTPQLNYTSRGGIICEIPPVPVYRAHIWCMGHGHFVLQHPRIFIKCPRNKVVCCKWCRLKFINMSTDEDNDDDWAEEEQKISTTPESEVDLRQPIRDMGGVLRSSPFQDGKEPDPYVYRAVFDPERYRWKHPRKEDYEVHPAYAKQDGACAHSGHHSSTSVPLE